From a region of the Pseudomonadota bacterium genome:
- a CDS encoding glutaredoxin family protein — translation MQPRRVLKLDSPAPSVSDRRDRVPITLLGRRGCHLCDDASLALSALADTLGIQVIETDVDHDAALRARFDVHVPVLLHGDTEICRHALDIPALERHLATLLRRDPSCRT, via the coding sequence GTGCAACCCCGCCGTGTGCTGAAGCTCGATTCCCCGGCACCGTCCGTCTCCGATCGGCGCGATCGCGTGCCGATCACGCTGCTCGGGCGGCGCGGCTGTCACCTGTGTGACGACGCGTCGCTCGCGCTCTCGGCGCTGGCTGACACGCTGGGCATTCAGGTGATCGAGACCGACGTCGACCACGACGCGGCTCTGCGTGCCCGATTCGACGTCCACGTCCCCGTGCTGCTGCACGGCGACACCGAAATCTGCCGGCACGCGCTGGACATACCCGCGCTGGAACGCCACCTCGCGACCCTGCTGCGCCGAGACCCGTCATGCAGAACCTGA
- the orn gene encoding oligoribonuclease — protein MGTPDASNLIWIDLEMTGLDPDRDAIIEVATIVTDAQLNNLAEGPVLAVHQSDAVLDAMDAWNQTHHGQSGLIERVRHSSLDAATAEQQTLAFLHEWVPPGVSPMCGNSICQDRRFLARLMPELEAHFHYRNLDVSTLKELVRRWSPDTLSQFSKRGTHLALDDIRESIAELQFYRRSVLSI, from the coding sequence ATGGGTACCCCCGACGCGTCCAATCTGATCTGGATCGACCTCGAAATGACCGGGCTGGACCCCGATCGGGACGCCATCATCGAGGTGGCGACGATTGTCACCGACGCCCAGCTCAACAACCTCGCCGAGGGACCGGTGCTCGCCGTGCACCAGAGTGACGCGGTGCTCGACGCCATGGACGCGTGGAACCAGACCCACCACGGGCAATCCGGGTTGATCGAGCGTGTCAGGCACAGCAGCCTGGACGCCGCGACCGCCGAGCAGCAGACGCTGGCGTTCCTGCATGAGTGGGTACCGCCGGGGGTATCGCCGATGTGTGGCAACAGCATCTGCCAGGACCGGCGCTTTCTCGCCCGGCTGATGCCCGAGCTCGAGGCCCATTTCCACTACCGCAACCTCGACGTGTCGACGCTCAAGGAGCTGGTTCGCCGGTGGTCGCCCGACACCTTGTCGCAGTTCAGCAAGCGGGGCACGCACCTCGCCCTGGACGACATCCGGGAGTCGATTGCCGAATTGCAATTCTACCGGCGCAGCGTCCTCTCCATCTGA
- a CDS encoding sigma-E factor negative regulatory protein, whose product MNEQDRADLSAFFDEEPVDLDRAIRLLNTDVGRDAWERQCLVRDALRGEPLTGASCDMVSRVRGALADEPVIFNPGARAPNVSLGAPVTRNRQFAGLALAATVAGVAFLGLTQFNQAPPGSQVAGGATPSAADFPPVNGIGGAVVATDVRPVTRIVDENEDLSENRPAVTPSQP is encoded by the coding sequence ATGAACGAACAAGACCGCGCCGATTTGTCAGCGTTTTTTGACGAGGAACCTGTCGACCTCGACCGTGCGATCCGGCTGCTGAACACCGACGTCGGCCGCGACGCGTGGGAGCGCCAGTGTCTGGTGCGCGACGCGCTGCGCGGGGAGCCGCTGACCGGCGCATCGTGTGACATGGTGTCGCGCGTGCGCGGCGCGCTCGCGGACGAGCCCGTGATCTTCAACCCCGGCGCGCGGGCTCCGAATGTGTCGCTTGGCGCGCCGGTGACGCGCAACCGGCAGTTTGCCGGCCTGGCGCTGGCGGCAACGGTGGCCGGCGTGGCTTTTCTGGGCCTGACGCAGTTCAACCAGGCACCGCCGGGCAGTCAGGTCGCGGGTGGCGCGACACCGTCTGCTGCCGATTTTCCCCCGGTCAACGGCATCGGCGGCGCGGTTGTCGCCACGGACGTTCGCCCGGTGACCCGAATCGTCGACGAGAACGAAGATCTTTCTGAAAACCGCCCTGCGGTAACGCCGTCACAGCCGTGA
- the dgcA gene encoding N-acetyl-D-Glu racemase DgcA, with translation MHLTAHTEQFKLDGAFTISRGSRTEAHVVRVSASHAGATGQGECVPYARYGETVSSVVDQIESLAARGDALTREALQGALPAGAARNAVDCALWDLEAKAGGTSVAALARLGPLAPVTTAYTIGIDTAEAMEAKAREHSSRPLLKIKLGSPGDVPRLRAVRAGAPTAELIVDANEAWTRDDYLALLPVLDELGVTLVEQPFHADNDDALLEVPRPIRICADESCHDRTSLPGMAGKYDVINIKLDKTGGLTEALALHAAAREQGFQIMVGCMVGTSLAMAPALLVAQDAETVDLDGPLLLAEDRDPPLAVEGSVLYPAQPSLWG, from the coding sequence ATGCACCTGACCGCGCACACCGAGCAGTTCAAGCTCGACGGCGCCTTCACGATCTCGCGCGGCAGCCGCACCGAGGCCCACGTGGTGCGCGTCAGCGCATCGCACGCGGGTGCCACAGGCCAAGGCGAGTGCGTGCCGTACGCACGCTACGGCGAGACCGTCTCGTCGGTGGTCGATCAGATCGAGTCGCTTGCGGCACGCGGCGACGCGCTGACCCGCGAGGCGCTTCAGGGCGCGCTGCCCGCCGGCGCGGCCCGCAACGCGGTCGATTGCGCCCTGTGGGACCTCGAGGCCAAGGCCGGCGGCACCAGCGTCGCCGCGCTGGCCCGGCTCGGCCCGCTCGCGCCGGTAACCACGGCGTACACCATCGGCATCGACACAGCCGAGGCGATGGAGGCCAAGGCCCGCGAGCACAGCAGCCGCCCGCTGCTGAAAATCAAACTCGGCAGCCCCGGAGACGTGCCCCGGTTGCGCGCAGTCCGGGCCGGTGCACCCACGGCGGAGTTGATCGTCGATGCCAACGAAGCCTGGACACGCGACGACTACCTGGCCCTGTTGCCGGTGCTGGACGAGTTGGGCGTGACGCTGGTCGAACAGCCTTTTCACGCCGACAACGACGACGCCCTGCTCGAGGTGCCGCGTCCGATTCGCATCTGCGCTGACGAATCCTGTCACGACCGAACGTCGCTGCCCGGCATGGCCGGCAAGTACGACGTCATCAACATCAAGCTGGACAAGACCGGCGGCCTGACCGAAGCCCTGGCGCTGCACGCCGCAGCGCGAGAACAGGGCTTTCAAATCATGGTCGGCTGCATGGTGGGCACCTCGCTCGCCATGGCGCCCGCCCTGCTGGTTGCCCAGGACGCCGAGACCGTCGACCTCGACGGCCCCTTGCTGCTCGCCGAGGACCGCGATCCGCCACTCGCGGTCGAGGGCTCGGTCCTGTACCCGGCTCAACCGTCACTT
- a CDS encoding Do family serine endopeptidase, whose translation MVRMLIAGVFLIFSWAGLASAASMGLPDFTELVEENHPVVVNISTTRSQSGSGPQLPPGIEWPDIEGTPFGELFRKFFEEQERGGGEGNRRETPSSLGSGFIISDDGYVLTNNHVVDGAEQVFVRLHDRRQLAAEVIGTDERSDVAVLKIEAENLPVAKIGASKSLKVGEWVLAIGSPFGFDHSVTAGIVSAKGRSLPRENYTPFIQTDVAINPGNSGGPLFDLEGRVVGVNSQIYSRSGGFMGLSFAIPIEVAMDVAEQLRDNGRVSRGWLGVVIQEVTRELAESFGMERARGALVSQIVRGSPASRSDIEVGDVIVEFNGEPVPTSSSLPPLVGLVRAGTDAEVVVLRRGERTVLAVTIGELPGQEELANATGRGVEPKPTATRLGAVVAEPDDTQREAAGVPEGGVIVTEVKDGGLADQAGIEPGDMVLMLGSDKVDSVSDFDRLVEGLPTGSSVAVLVHRGANPLFLPLRLPE comes from the coding sequence ATGGTGCGCATGCTAATCGCTGGAGTGTTTCTGATTTTTTCCTGGGCCGGCCTGGCCAGCGCGGCGTCCATGGGGCTGCCGGATTTCACCGAGCTGGTCGAGGAAAACCACCCGGTTGTCGTCAACATCAGCACGACGCGCTCACAGAGCGGCAGCGGGCCGCAGTTGCCGCCCGGGATCGAGTGGCCCGACATCGAGGGCACGCCGTTCGGCGAGTTGTTCCGAAAGTTCTTCGAGGAACAGGAGCGCGGTGGCGGCGAAGGCAACCGCCGCGAGACCCCGTCCTCGCTCGGCTCGGGTTTCATCATCTCGGACGACGGGTACGTGCTCACCAACAACCACGTGGTCGATGGCGCAGAACAGGTCTTCGTGCGCCTGCACGATCGCCGCCAGCTCGCCGCCGAGGTGATCGGCACCGATGAGCGCAGTGACGTGGCCGTACTAAAGATCGAGGCCGAGAACCTGCCAGTCGCCAAAATCGGTGCGTCCAAATCGCTGAAGGTGGGTGAATGGGTGCTCGCGATCGGCTCGCCCTTCGGATTCGATCACTCGGTGACCGCTGGTATCGTCAGCGCGAAGGGGCGGTCCCTGCCGCGCGAGAACTACACCCCCTTCATCCAGACCGATGTCGCCATCAACCCGGGCAACTCGGGCGGACCGCTGTTCGACCTCGAGGGCCGTGTGGTCGGTGTGAATTCCCAGATATACAGCCGCAGTGGCGGATTCATGGGTCTGTCGTTCGCGATCCCCATCGAGGTGGCCATGGACGTGGCTGAGCAGTTGCGCGACAACGGCCGGGTCTCGCGTGGCTGGCTCGGCGTGGTCATCCAGGAGGTGACCCGCGAACTGGCCGAGAGCTTCGGCATGGAGCGGGCACGCGGCGCCCTGGTGTCACAGATCGTGCGTGGCAGCCCGGCTTCACGCTCGGACATCGAAGTCGGCGACGTGATCGTTGAATTCAACGGCGAGCCGGTGCCGACCTCGAGCAGCTTGCCGCCACTCGTGGGCCTGGTGCGCGCCGGCACGGACGCCGAGGTCGTTGTGCTGCGTCGGGGTGAGCGTACGGTGCTGGCCGTGACCATCGGCGAACTGCCCGGTCAGGAAGAACTTGCCAACGCCACCGGACGCGGGGTCGAGCCCAAGCCGACCGCCACCCGTCTCGGCGCGGTTGTGGCGGAGCCTGACGACACCCAGCGCGAGGCCGCTGGCGTGCCTGAGGGCGGTGTCATCGTCACCGAAGTCAAGGACGGTGGGCTCGCCGACCAGGCGGGCATCGAGCCCGGAGACATGGTGCTCATGCTCGGCAGCGACAAGGTCGACAGCGTGTCCGACTTTGATCGGCTGGTCGAGGGGTTGCCGACCGGTAGTTCGGTCGCCGTGCTGGTCCACCGCGGCGCGAACCCGCTGTTCCTGCCCCTTCGCTTGCCGGAGTAG
- the lepA gene encoding translation elongation factor 4, whose protein sequence is MQNLIRNFSIIAHIDHGKSTLADRLIQLCGGLSEREMEAQVLDSMDIERERGITIKAQAVTLDFNAADGNTYQLNIIDTPGHVDFAYEVSRSLSACEGAMLVVDASQGVEAQSVANCYTAVELDLEVLPVLNKIDLPAADPDRVAEEIEEIIGIDATGALGISAKTGENVPALLEQIVEHIPSPNGDPVAPLKALVVDSWFDSYVGVVTLVRVIEGCLNRRDKFQFMSTGRSYTADQVGFFTPKRLPQDRLACGQVGYVIAGIKEIDSARVGDTITLASNPATEALPGFREVTPKVFAGVFPVSSDDYENFRDALEKLRLNDSSLAYEPESSAALGFGFRIGFLGMLHMEIVQERLEREYNLDLITTAPTVVYEIADTKGVVRSINSPSELPPPNEIAELREPIIEASILVPQEYVGEVIKLCVEKRGVQKRMQYVGRQISLGYELPLSEVVLDFYDRLKSCSRGYASFEYSFLRFEPADLVKVDVLINGDKVDALAIILHRAKAQTRGRDLVEKMKEIIPRQMFEVAVQAAIGTHIIARSNVKALRKNVLAKCYGGDVSRKRKLLEKQKAGKKRMKQIGSVEIPQEAFLAVLKVD, encoded by the coding sequence ATGCAGAACCTGATTCGCAATTTCTCGATCATCGCGCACATCGACCACGGCAAATCCACCCTGGCTGACCGCTTGATCCAGCTCTGCGGTGGCCTCAGTGAGCGCGAGATGGAAGCCCAGGTGCTCGATTCAATGGACATCGAGCGCGAGCGCGGCATCACCATCAAGGCCCAGGCGGTGACCCTCGACTTCAACGCGGCGGACGGCAACACCTATCAGCTCAACATCATCGACACCCCGGGGCACGTCGATTTTGCCTACGAGGTGTCGCGCTCCCTGTCGGCCTGCGAGGGCGCCATGCTGGTGGTCGATGCCTCGCAGGGTGTGGAGGCGCAGAGCGTCGCCAACTGCTACACGGCGGTGGAGCTGGACCTGGAAGTCCTGCCGGTGCTCAACAAGATCGATCTGCCCGCGGCGGACCCGGACCGGGTGGCCGAGGAGATCGAGGAGATCATCGGCATTGATGCGACCGGCGCGCTCGGCATCAGCGCCAAGACCGGCGAGAACGTGCCGGCTCTGCTCGAGCAGATCGTCGAGCACATCCCGTCTCCCAACGGCGATCCCGTCGCGCCGCTCAAGGCGCTCGTCGTCGATTCGTGGTTTGACTCCTACGTCGGTGTGGTCACTTTGGTTCGCGTCATCGAGGGCTGCCTGAACCGACGCGACAAGTTCCAGTTCATGTCGACGGGACGGAGCTACACCGCCGATCAGGTGGGGTTCTTCACGCCCAAGCGGCTGCCGCAGGACCGCTTGGCCTGCGGTCAGGTCGGCTACGTGATCGCGGGGATCAAGGAGATCGACTCCGCTCGGGTCGGCGACACCATCACGTTGGCCAGCAACCCGGCGACAGAGGCCCTGCCGGGTTTTCGCGAGGTCACACCGAAAGTGTTTGCCGGTGTGTTTCCGGTGAGCTCCGACGATTACGAGAACTTCCGCGATGCGCTGGAGAAGCTGCGGCTCAACGACTCCTCGCTCGCCTACGAGCCCGAGTCCTCGGCGGCGCTCGGGTTCGGCTTTCGCATCGGTTTTCTCGGCATGCTGCACATGGAGATCGTGCAGGAACGCCTCGAACGGGAATACAACCTCGACCTGATCACCACCGCGCCGACAGTGGTCTACGAAATCGCCGACACCAAGGGCGTCGTACGGTCGATCAACAGCCCCTCCGAGCTGCCGCCGCCGAACGAGATCGCCGAGCTGCGCGAGCCGATCATCGAGGCCAGCATCCTGGTGCCGCAGGAGTATGTCGGCGAGGTCATCAAGCTCTGCGTGGAAAAACGCGGCGTACAAAAGCGAATGCAGTACGTGGGGCGACAGATTTCACTCGGGTACGAGTTGCCCTTGAGTGAGGTGGTGCTGGATTTCTACGATCGGCTGAAAAGCTGCAGCCGTGGCTACGCCTCCTTCGAGTACAGTTTCCTGCGTTTCGAACCGGCGGACCTGGTCAAGGTGGACGTCCTGATCAACGGCGACAAGGTCGATGCGCTGGCGATCATCCTGCACCGCGCGAAGGCACAGACACGGGGTCGGGACCTGGTCGAGAAGATGAAAGAGATCATCCCGCGGCAGATGTTCGAAGTCGCCGTGCAGGCGGCGATCGGCACGCATATCATTGCGCGTTCCAACGTCAAGGCGCTGCGCAAAAACGTGTTGGCAAAGTGCTACGGCGGAGACGTGTCGCGCAAGCGCAAGTTGCTGGAAAAACAGAAAGCGGGCAAGAAACGCATGAAGCAGATCGGCAGTGTCGAGATTCCGCAAGAGGCCTTCCTGGCCGTGTTGAAGGTGGACTGA
- the rsgA gene encoding ribosome small subunit-dependent GTPase A yields the protein MLPVFDHSLRSVAQRQDKHVNVRARVIAHHRAHRLVRTADGGVSAASARTRGDEAVVGDWVACSRIDDNTLCIESVDERRSALQRRDRRGRDRTLASNFDCMVIVSAPTPGIDRLIIDQYLVAASSAGVAPVLVVNKSDLLQGNALTATRAELACYARVDYPLVFCAAHDPATLAPLAARLAAQSCVFVGQSGVGKSSLIQHFVPNRDIAVGALSKAGLGSHTTVAAYWYDTADGGAVIDSPGVREFRVDHLPPRDIARGFREIADAAQGCRFSNCSHRHEPACAVKDAVSTDAIDAQRYANYVSLLTDSETNASVS from the coding sequence GTGCTGCCCGTCTTCGACCACTCACTGCGCAGTGTAGCCCAGAGGCAGGATAAGCACGTCAACGTCAGAGCCCGCGTCATCGCCCACCACCGTGCGCACCGCCTCGTTCGAACGGCGGACGGCGGCGTCAGTGCGGCGAGCGCGCGCACCCGCGGCGACGAGGCCGTGGTCGGCGACTGGGTCGCTTGCAGCCGCATCGACGACAACACCCTCTGCATCGAGTCCGTGGACGAGCGGCGCAGCGCACTCCAGCGGCGAGACCGTCGCGGCCGCGACCGCACCCTCGCCAGCAACTTCGACTGCATGGTCATCGTCTCGGCCCCGACACCGGGCATCGACCGGTTGATCATCGACCAGTACCTGGTCGCGGCGTCTTCGGCTGGCGTGGCCCCGGTGCTCGTGGTCAACAAATCCGACCTCCTGCAGGGCAACGCACTCACCGCCACCCGCGCGGAACTCGCCTGCTACGCCCGGGTGGATTACCCGCTGGTGTTCTGTGCCGCGCACGACCCGGCGACACTGGCGCCGCTCGCCGCGCGCCTGGCAGCGCAGTCCTGTGTGTTCGTGGGCCAGTCCGGGGTCGGAAAGTCTTCCTTGATTCAACACTTTGTTCCCAACCGGGACATCGCCGTCGGGGCGCTGTCCAAGGCCGGCCTCGGCAGCCACACGACCGTGGCGGCCTACTGGTACGACACCGCTGACGGCGGCGCGGTGATCGATTCGCCGGGGGTGCGCGAATTCCGCGTCGACCACCTGCCGCCACGCGACATCGCCCGCGGGTTTCGCGAGATCGCGGATGCCGCGCAGGGCTGCCGCTTCAGCAACTGCAGCCACCGGCACGAACCGGCCTGTGCGGTGAAGGACGCAGTGTCGACAGACGCGATCGACGCGCAACGCTACGCCAACTACGTCAGCCTGCTGACCGACTCCGAGACCAACGCCAGCGTGTCCTGA
- the rpoE gene encoding RNA polymerase sigma factor RpoE encodes MGESVSDNELVLRVQRGDKAAFDLLVMKYQNKVASLVGRYLREPADVADVCQEAFIKAYRGLGNFRGDSAFYTWLYRIAVNAAVNHIATRNRRPQGASLDVEDSGLAQTVEKLHELASPDHQASTDELAETIRNAVEGLPPDLRTAITLREYDGLSYEEIATVMECPIGTVRSRIFRAREAIEAQIEPVLHANTESGR; translated from the coding sequence GTGGGTGAGTCGGTCTCAGACAACGAGCTGGTGCTGCGTGTCCAGCGAGGCGACAAGGCAGCGTTCGACCTGCTGGTGATGAAATACCAGAACAAGGTCGCGAGCCTGGTTGGACGCTACCTGCGCGAGCCGGCAGACGTGGCGGATGTGTGCCAAGAAGCGTTCATCAAGGCCTACCGGGGCCTCGGGAACTTTCGCGGCGACAGCGCATTCTACACGTGGTTGTACCGGATTGCCGTCAACGCGGCGGTCAACCACATTGCGACGCGCAACCGCCGACCGCAAGGGGCGTCGCTTGATGTCGAGGACAGTGGGCTTGCTCAGACCGTGGAGAAGCTTCACGAGCTGGCGAGCCCTGACCACCAGGCGTCGACGGACGAGCTGGCCGAGACGATTCGAAATGCGGTGGAAGGTTTGCCGCCGGACCTTCGCACGGCGATCACGCTGCGCGAGTACGACGGCTTGTCCTACGAGGAGATTGCGACGGTGATGGAATGCCCGATCGGAACGGTACGGTCGCGCATATTTCGTGCACGCGAAGCGATAGAAGCCCAGATTGAACCGGTGTTGCACGCCAACACGGAGAGTGGAAGATGA
- the dgcN gene encoding N-acetyltransferase DgcN, which yields MINAPYLLFLGDAPDDLAAKVAKGIRDWRPDLCVGQLRLDGCKTDVGLSDMSIAEAAAAGAKTLVVGVANRGGVISASWLDALTQALEAGMDVASGLHNLLRDEPVLVETAERCGRRLFDVRIPDRDFPIGNGKRRTGKRLLTVGTDCSVGKMYATLALERDMRAAGFDADFRATGQTGILITGSGVPLDAVVADFMAGSIEVLTPDGEPDHWDLVEGQGSLFHPSYSGVTMALIHGSAPDALVICHEPTRTHMRGLPHYDLPTLQQVHDSALAHAQRVNPDCRVIGSAINTSGLGDADTAACLDACAQALSLPSVDPMKTGCGPLIEQLR from the coding sequence GTGATCAACGCACCGTACCTGCTCTTCCTGGGGGACGCTCCCGACGACCTGGCCGCCAAGGTTGCCAAGGGAATTCGCGATTGGCGCCCTGACCTGTGTGTGGGCCAATTGCGGCTCGACGGCTGCAAGACCGACGTCGGCCTGAGCGACATGAGCATTGCCGAGGCTGCGGCTGCCGGCGCCAAGACGCTGGTGGTGGGGGTTGCCAACCGCGGCGGTGTGATCAGCGCGTCCTGGTTGGATGCACTCACGCAGGCGCTCGAAGCTGGCATGGACGTGGCCAGCGGCCTGCACAACCTGTTGCGCGACGAGCCCGTGTTGGTCGAGACGGCCGAACGCTGCGGACGCCGGCTGTTCGACGTGCGCATCCCGGACCGGGACTTCCCGATCGGCAACGGCAAGCGCCGCACGGGCAAGCGTCTGCTGACCGTCGGCACCGATTGCTCGGTGGGCAAGATGTACGCAACGCTTGCGTTGGAGCGCGACATGCGCGCCGCCGGCTTCGACGCCGACTTCCGCGCCACCGGCCAGACCGGCATCCTGATCACCGGCTCGGGTGTGCCGCTCGACGCCGTCGTCGCCGACTTCATGGCCGGCTCCATTGAGGTGCTGACACCCGACGGCGAGCCGGACCACTGGGACCTGGTCGAGGGCCAGGGCAGCCTGTTTCACCCGTCCTACTCCGGCGTGACCATGGCGCTCATCCACGGCAGCGCGCCCGACGCACTGGTGATCTGCCACGAGCCCACTCGCACCCACATGCGCGGCCTGCCGCACTACGACCTGCCCACCCTGCAGCAGGTGCACGACAGTGCACTGGCGCACGCCCAGCGGGTCAACCCCGACTGCCGCGTGATCGGCTCCGCAATCAACACCTCCGGGCTGGGCGACGCCGACACGGCAGCCTGCCTCGACGCCTGTGCACAGGCCCTGTCGCTGCCCTCGGTCGACCCGATGAAGACCGGCTGCGGCCCGCTGATCGAGCAGTTGCGCTGA